A genomic window from Halogeometricum borinquense DSM 11551 includes:
- a CDS encoding HEAT repeat domain-containing protein, with protein sequence MSSQAGAADARIEVGYDAAVYERLREGDANPDAVLRVVCGGREVACGRDGLHWHCTQLVRALEPLLEGEPATVEFYEDDKRYHLLPDGDAVRFRYGQKDGSDDEFAVDIAIDRTTFVTELLRTVETFCDVVVGANPELADEVAEIREQAGNARVVAAGFDEWGLPVRLLDTVPETAHDGTVYTQTVVLATGNARFGAFDGDTLTEDGSRDALAAARVWLSGPEVVARGESVGFHVDPNPDALVWYDHTFSGEVIDIVDLPSSVRTPSDCNPDQYALLHLGVGTVAFDPAEVGDVVERDDNGGDVENDTDSDSREGSNESGVAVGDKLRLRATRVHLSDVVVTDAPSMADRSESHLKDALSDPSLRAAAATELARRDADGATETITDCLRTDPPVSDRRALVHALDVLADDVAVPALVERLDDTNPDVRRAAAVALATVGDPDSLDPLLSAVRTEPDAATRRAIARAARDIDPTSALDHFASLVRTDTEPEVRESVVRVLSGTGGVHAEGLVVEAVDDPNPDVACEAISAVRWFTDERPVGGLLRRLTDDDPGVRVAAADAFIELGARAAHYHDGDELSAETRTRVVRALLDRLDDENVPVRETAMEALGSQAHPESVMPLCAAYDEDEACRSSAIDALGRIDDPRAIPTVVAALDDTEASVRRRACRACARLGTSAGVRRLCHLAENDPQLAVRVEAVDALGHVGDGRETVFDTLETALDADDADLRWEAVTALGRLDHPRARFLLRRAAEDDPDESVRDRARSRLE encoded by the coding sequence ATGTCGAGTCAGGCGGGCGCAGCGGACGCCCGAATCGAGGTCGGATACGACGCCGCGGTGTACGAGCGTCTTCGGGAGGGAGACGCGAACCCCGACGCCGTCCTTCGCGTCGTCTGTGGCGGCCGAGAGGTCGCCTGCGGACGCGACGGCCTCCACTGGCACTGTACGCAGTTGGTCCGTGCGTTGGAACCGCTCCTCGAAGGCGAACCCGCCACCGTCGAGTTCTACGAGGACGACAAACGATACCACCTCCTCCCCGACGGGGACGCGGTTCGGTTTCGATACGGACAGAAAGACGGATCGGACGACGAGTTCGCCGTGGATATCGCCATCGACCGAACGACGTTCGTGACGGAACTGCTCCGCACCGTCGAAACGTTCTGCGACGTGGTCGTCGGTGCGAACCCCGAACTGGCCGACGAAGTGGCCGAAATACGCGAGCAGGCCGGAAACGCCCGCGTCGTCGCCGCCGGATTCGACGAGTGGGGCCTTCCGGTTCGACTCCTCGACACCGTCCCCGAGACGGCACACGACGGAACGGTGTACACCCAGACGGTCGTTCTCGCCACCGGAAACGCCCGGTTCGGCGCGTTCGACGGCGACACGCTCACCGAAGATGGATCGCGCGACGCGCTCGCCGCCGCTCGCGTGTGGCTCTCCGGGCCCGAAGTTGTCGCTCGTGGTGAGAGCGTCGGCTTCCACGTAGATCCGAACCCCGACGCGCTCGTCTGGTACGACCACACGTTCTCGGGCGAAGTCATAGATATCGTTGACCTTCCGTCCTCGGTCCGGACACCGTCGGACTGCAACCCCGACCAGTACGCTCTCTTGCACCTCGGAGTGGGAACCGTTGCGTTCGACCCCGCTGAGGTGGGTGACGTTGTCGAAAGGGACGACAACGGCGGTGATGTCGAAAACGACACCGACAGCGACTCCAGAGAAGGGAGCAACGAAAGTGGCGTCGCCGTCGGTGACAAACTGCGCCTCCGAGCGACGCGCGTCCACCTGAGCGACGTTGTCGTCACCGACGCGCCGTCGATGGCCGACCGCTCCGAAAGCCACCTCAAAGACGCGCTGTCGGACCCTTCACTCCGCGCCGCGGCCGCGACCGAACTCGCCCGGCGCGATGCGGACGGAGCCACCGAAACGATCACCGACTGCCTGCGAACGGATCCGCCGGTTTCGGACCGCCGCGCACTCGTCCACGCACTGGACGTACTCGCAGACGACGTGGCTGTCCCGGCACTCGTCGAACGACTGGATGACACCAACCCGGACGTTCGCCGTGCCGCCGCCGTCGCTCTCGCAACCGTCGGTGACCCCGACTCGTTGGACCCGCTTCTCTCCGCCGTGCGCACTGAACCGGACGCCGCGACACGTCGTGCTATCGCGCGGGCGGCCCGCGACATTGACCCGACGAGCGCGCTTGATCACTTCGCCAGTCTCGTTCGCACCGACACCGAGCCAGAAGTACGCGAAAGCGTCGTTCGCGTTCTCAGCGGTACCGGCGGCGTCCACGCTGAGGGCCTCGTCGTCGAAGCCGTAGATGATCCGAACCCAGATGTCGCCTGTGAGGCGATTTCGGCGGTCCGGTGGTTCACCGACGAACGGCCCGTCGGTGGCCTCCTCCGCCGTCTCACGGACGACGACCCGGGGGTTCGAGTCGCCGCTGCGGACGCGTTCATCGAACTCGGCGCACGGGCCGCCCACTACCACGACGGCGACGAACTGAGTGCTGAAACCAGAACGCGTGTGGTTCGCGCGCTTCTCGACCGTCTGGACGACGAAAACGTCCCCGTCCGTGAAACGGCGATGGAAGCGCTCGGGTCGCAAGCCCACCCAGAATCGGTGATGCCGCTCTGTGCGGCCTACGACGAGGACGAGGCGTGTCGGTCAAGCGCAATCGACGCGCTCGGACGCATCGATGACCCGCGTGCAATTCCCACCGTTGTCGCCGCACTGGACGATACCGAAGCGAGTGTCCGACGGCGTGCGTGCCGCGCCTGCGCCCGTCTCGGGACGAGTGCGGGCGTCCGTCGTCTCTGTCATCTCGCCGAGAACGACCCCCAACTGGCCGTCCGCGTGGAAGCCGTCGATGCCCTCGGACACGTCGGTGACGGCAGAGAAACCGTGTTCGACACGCTCGAAACGGCCCTCGATGCCGACGACGCCGACCTTCGCTGGGAGGCGGTGACGGCGCTCGGACGACTTGACCACCCGCGCGCGAGATTTCTCCTCCGGCGGGCGGCCGAGGACGACCCGGACGAATCGGTACGAGACCGGGCACGCAGTCGGTTGGAATGA
- a CDS encoding DUF7344 domain-containing protein has product MDTLYELLSSERRRDVLITLTSAERPLARDELARRIVVRRQRLLRADVPNHPKTKKVEISLGHVHLPKLENGGLIDQTKDGRYDVTLLGQDVERAARAFKKALNGDDTNRLDGSGTNQFIDNKTWQSGKSSQLSINRRSGVPANDVDGDNC; this is encoded by the coding sequence ATGGACACACTGTACGAACTGTTATCGTCCGAACGTCGAAGAGATGTACTTATAACGCTTACCAGTGCTGAACGCCCGCTTGCCCGTGACGAACTCGCGCGGCGAATTGTCGTTCGCCGGCAGCGTCTGCTGCGTGCTGACGTTCCAAATCATCCAAAGACGAAAAAAGTAGAGATATCGCTCGGTCACGTCCACCTTCCGAAGCTCGAAAACGGCGGACTGATCGACCAGACCAAAGACGGTCGATACGACGTGACGTTGTTGGGACAGGATGTCGAACGCGCCGCACGTGCATTCAAGAAGGCTCTCAACGGCGACGACACGAATCGACTCGACGGCAGCGGTACCAATCAGTTCATCGACAACAAAACGTGGCAGTCTGGTAAAAGCTCGCAACTGTCGATTAATCGCCGAAGCGGCGTACCAGCGAACGACGTGGACGGCGACAACTGCTGA
- the ligA gene encoding NAD-dependent DNA ligase LigA, producing MNDEAVDDVRDGGKLAYADPDNPYLTDPDTDFEPVESLSAEAAEREARLLREAVREHDHRYYVAADPLVADRTYDALFNRLQELEDAFDLDDESSPTRRVGGEPLDELDTVEHVAPMLSIDQSVEAADVRDFDRRVREAVGEVRYVCEPKFDGLSVEVVYEDGEYVRAATRGDGERGDDVTAQVRTIRSIPLRLRGDYPDFLTVRGEVYMPRDAFQELNRERIEADEEPFANPRNAAVGTLRQLDPSVTADRPLDCFFYDVLDASDVPETQTATLSRLDSWGLRTNDRVESVADIDGAIAYRDELMAAREDLNYEIDGTVIKVDRRDQREQLGETSRSVRWAFAYKFPARSEVTTMTDVVVQVGRTGRLTPVALLDPVDVGGVTVSRASLHNPEEIERLGVNIGDEVRIKRAGDVIPDVEEVVEKHSEGTFDFPEECPVCGSPVNREGPLAYCTGGLTCEAQLVRAVDHYAMRGALDIEGLGGERVEQLVDEGLIEGLPDLYRLERDELSELEGWGKTSADNLVTEIEATKSPELSSFLVGLGIPEVGGSTARNLARAFGSLDAVMDASVEELEEVEDVGPTVAEKIREFFDTESNRKAIAEMRSLGVEPETAETAGGDELDGLTFVFTGSLAVTRGDAQELVQAHGANATSSVSGNTDYLVIGDNPGQSKRDDAAANDVPVLDEDEFAELLAEKGIEYPPE from the coding sequence ATGAATGATGAGGCGGTAGACGACGTGCGAGACGGCGGGAAACTGGCGTACGCCGATCCTGACAACCCGTATCTCACCGATCCGGACACCGACTTCGAACCGGTCGAATCGCTCTCGGCCGAAGCGGCCGAACGTGAGGCGCGTCTCCTCCGCGAGGCCGTCCGCGAGCACGACCACCGATACTACGTCGCGGCCGATCCGCTCGTTGCCGACCGGACCTACGACGCCCTGTTCAACCGCCTACAGGAACTCGAAGACGCGTTCGACCTCGATGACGAGTCGAGTCCGACCCGCCGCGTCGGCGGCGAACCGCTGGACGAACTCGACACCGTCGAACACGTCGCGCCGATGCTCTCTATCGACCAGTCTGTCGAAGCGGCTGACGTGCGTGACTTCGACCGCCGAGTGCGCGAAGCGGTGGGCGAGGTTCGCTACGTCTGCGAACCGAAGTTCGACGGTCTCTCGGTCGAAGTCGTCTACGAAGACGGCGAGTACGTTCGCGCGGCCACGCGCGGTGACGGCGAACGCGGCGACGACGTAACGGCGCAAGTCCGAACGATTCGCTCGATTCCGCTCAGACTTCGCGGCGACTACCCTGACTTCCTCACGGTCCGCGGGGAGGTGTACATGCCGCGCGACGCCTTCCAAGAATTGAATCGGGAGCGAATCGAGGCGGATGAGGAGCCGTTCGCCAACCCGCGGAACGCCGCCGTTGGCACCCTCCGGCAGTTGGACCCGTCCGTGACCGCGGACCGACCGCTGGACTGTTTCTTCTACGACGTTCTCGACGCCAGCGACGTCCCCGAGACGCAGACGGCGACGCTGTCTCGACTGGATTCGTGGGGGCTTCGGACGAACGACCGAGTCGAGTCGGTCGCAGACATCGACGGCGCGATAGCGTACCGTGACGAGTTGATGGCCGCGCGCGAGGATCTGAACTACGAAATAGACGGCACCGTCATCAAAGTGGACCGCCGCGACCAACGCGAGCAACTGGGTGAGACGAGTCGGTCGGTCAGATGGGCGTTCGCGTACAAGTTCCCCGCACGGTCGGAAGTGACGACGATGACCGACGTGGTGGTGCAGGTGGGTCGGACCGGCCGTCTCACGCCCGTCGCTCTGCTCGACCCCGTGGACGTGGGCGGCGTCACGGTCTCGCGGGCGTCGCTGCACAACCCCGAGGAAATCGAACGGTTGGGAGTGAACATCGGCGACGAGGTGCGTATCAAGCGTGCGGGCGACGTGATACCGGATGTAGAAGAAGTCGTCGAGAAGCACTCCGAAGGAACGTTTGACTTCCCCGAGGAATGTCCCGTCTGTGGCAGTCCGGTCAACCGTGAGGGGCCACTCGCGTACTGTACCGGTGGTCTGACCTGCGAGGCGCAACTGGTTCGCGCCGTTGACCACTACGCGATGCGCGGCGCACTCGACATCGAAGGACTCGGTGGCGAACGTGTCGAGCAGTTGGTTGACGAAGGTCTCATCGAAGGCTTACCGGATCTCTACCGTCTCGAACGCGACGAACTGTCGGAACTGGAGGGGTGGGGAAAGACGAGTGCGGACAACCTCGTGACGGAGATAGAAGCGACGAAGTCGCCCGAACTGTCGTCGTTCCTCGTCGGTCTCGGAATCCCCGAAGTCGGCGGTTCGACGGCGCGTAACCTCGCTCGCGCGTTCGGCAGTCTCGACGCCGTGATGGACGCCTCCGTAGAGGAGTTAGAGGAAGTCGAAGACGTGGGACCGACCGTCGCCGAGAAGATTCGTGAGTTCTTCGACACCGAGAGCAACCGCAAGGCCATCGCGGAGATGCGTTCGCTCGGCGTCGAACCCGAAACAGCGGAGACGGCGGGCGGCGACGAACTCGACGGACTGACGTTCGTCTTCACCGGGTCGCTGGCGGTGACGCGCGGGGACGCACAGGAGCTAGTGCAGGCTCACGGTGCGAACGCAACGTCCAGCGTCTCGGGGAACACCGACTACCTCGTCATCGGCGACAACCCCGGGCAGTCAAAACGCGACGATGCCGCGGCGAACGACGTACCGGTACTCGATGAAGACGAGTTTGCGGAGTTGCTGGCTGAGAAAGGAATCGAATATCCGCCCGAGTAA
- a CDS encoding RNA-guided endonuclease InsQ/TnpB family protein has protein sequence MYYAYKYRLKPSDANREELDRHRDICRQLYNHTLYRLNEYQDEHRELPSMTSLRSELPDLKEWWDDLSDVYSKVLQTVVERLFDNLKGLSKLKENGYSVGQLKWKPPREFRSFTYSQSGFKLDKKGGQTVLSLSKLADIPIRLHRAIPDDAKLKQVTVKKEQTDEWFATFGVQMDREPPEPPENPEKCVGIDVGILKYAHDTDGAAVGSLDLSDERDRLEREQRKLSRKQHGSNNYEKQRRRVAECHADLRRKRRDFLHKLSAYYAREYDLVAVEDLNVKGMMESPSNSRNTASAAWRTFLSLLEYKCEREGTHFVAVNPRGTTKECASCGVSTDKPLWVREHSCPACGFEADRDANAAWNILSRGLQDVGVGHSESTPVETALPVDTPVSAKRVVEAGSPTLKERTASAVSE, from the coding sequence ATGTACTACGCCTACAAGTACCGCCTCAAGCCGTCCGACGCCAACCGTGAGGAGTTGGACCGCCACCGAGACATTTGTAGGCAACTTTACAACCACACGCTCTACCGTCTCAACGAGTACCAAGACGAACACAGAGAACTGCCGTCCATGACCTCCCTGCGGTCGGAACTCCCCGACCTCAAGGAGTGGTGGGACGACCTCTCAGACGTGTACTCGAAGGTTCTCCAAACCGTCGTAGAACGGCTGTTCGACAACCTCAAAGGCCTCTCCAAGCTCAAGGAGAACGGCTACAGCGTCGGCCAACTCAAATGGAAGCCGCCACGAGAGTTCCGCAGTTTCACGTACAGCCAGTCTGGCTTCAAGCTCGACAAGAAGGGCGGTCAGACTGTGCTGTCACTCTCGAAACTCGCGGACATACCGATTCGGCTCCACCGCGCCATCCCCGACGACGCGAAGCTCAAACAGGTCACAGTCAAGAAGGAACAGACGGACGAGTGGTTCGCCACCTTCGGCGTCCAAATGGACCGTGAACCACCCGAACCGCCTGAGAACCCCGAGAAGTGCGTCGGTATCGACGTTGGGATTCTCAAGTACGCCCACGACACCGACGGCGCGGCGGTCGGGTCGCTCGACCTCTCAGACGAACGCGACCGCTTGGAGCGCGAGCAACGGAAGCTCTCGCGCAAACAGCACGGGTCGAACAACTACGAGAAGCAACGGCGTCGGGTCGCGGAGTGTCACGCCGACCTCCGACGGAAGCGCCGCGACTTTCTCCACAAGCTCTCGGCGTACTACGCTCGGGAATACGACCTCGTAGCGGTCGAAGACCTGAACGTGAAGGGGATGATGGAAAGTCCGTCGAACAGCCGCAACACTGCGTCTGCCGCGTGGCGAACGTTCCTCTCGTTGCTCGAATACAAGTGCGAGCGTGAAGGAACGCACTTCGTGGCGGTCAACCCGAGAGGGACGACCAAAGAGTGCGCGTCGTGCGGCGTTTCGACCGACAAGCCGTTGTGGGTACGTGAACACTCCTGTCCCGCCTGCGGGTTTGAGGCGGACAGGGACGCGAACGCGGCATGGAACATCCTTTCTCGCGGTCTACAAGATGTAGGAGTGGGACACTCCGAATCAACGCCTGTGGAGACTGCGCTCCCTGTGGATACGCCTGTATCTGCAAAGCGCGTCGTGGAAGCAGGAAGCCCTACCCTCAAGGAGCGAACGGCGTCAGCCGTGAGCGAGTAG
- a CDS encoding ABC transporter ATP-binding protein, producing MAAIELDRVTKRFEEGGRVSHLLDSIRGADGSKGVTAVRDLSLTVEEGEVFGFLGPNGAGKSTTINMLLDFVRPTEGTISVLGFDANDQSVDVRARTGVLPEGFDVYERLTGREHVEFAASSKGVEMAAAATTESEGETMESEESVGEEKVDAVLDRVGLAAAADRKAGGYSKGMRQRLALAMALIGDPDLLILDEPSSGLDPAGAKEMRDIVVEEAERGTTVFFSSHILEQVEAVCDRVGILRDGELVAVDTIDSLREKSNADSTLNVRVAGDVTTVDTDAVTALDGVHSVTVEDGDDKLIVSCAGDAKTAVIAELESQGLGVADFETREASLEDLFLSYTGHETGGDEDSTVDETNTEQEVSA from the coding sequence ATGGCCGCCATCGAACTCGACAGGGTGACAAAACGGTTCGAGGAGGGGGGGAGAGTATCACACCTTCTCGACTCCATTCGGGGTGCAGACGGTTCCAAGGGTGTTACCGCAGTCAGGGACCTCTCGCTGACGGTTGAGGAAGGCGAAGTGTTCGGTTTCCTCGGTCCGAACGGAGCGGGGAAATCGACGACGATCAACATGCTCCTCGACTTCGTTCGACCGACAGAAGGAACGATCAGCGTCCTCGGCTTTGACGCTAACGACCAGAGCGTCGATGTCCGTGCTCGAACCGGTGTGCTTCCTGAAGGATTCGACGTGTACGAGCGACTCACCGGACGAGAACACGTCGAATTCGCCGCCTCATCGAAGGGTGTGGAGATGGCAGCTGCGGCGACGACGGAATCGGAGGGGGAAACAATGGAATCCGAGGAATCAGTGGGCGAAGAGAAGGTAGATGCCGTCCTCGACCGCGTCGGCTTGGCCGCCGCCGCAGACCGGAAGGCAGGAGGGTACTCGAAGGGGATGCGCCAGCGTCTTGCGCTAGCGATGGCTCTCATCGGTGATCCTGATCTGCTCATCCTCGATGAACCCTCCAGCGGACTCGATCCTGCGGGTGCAAAAGAGATGCGCGACATCGTCGTCGAAGAGGCCGAACGCGGCACGACGGTGTTCTTCTCCAGTCATATCTTAGAACAGGTCGAAGCCGTCTGTGACCGCGTCGGCATTCTGCGCGACGGCGAACTCGTCGCCGTCGATACCATCGACAGTCTGCGCGAGAAGTCCAACGCCGACTCGACGCTCAACGTCCGTGTTGCCGGCGACGTGACGACAGTAGACACCGATGCCGTCACCGCACTCGACGGCGTTCACTCCGTCACTGTCGAGGACGGGGACGACAAACTCATCGTTTCCTGTGCGGGCGATGCCAAGACGGCCGTCATCGCTGAACTGGAGTCGCAAGGTCTCGGTGTGGCCGACTTCGAGACGCGCGAAGCGTCGCTCGAAGACCTGTTCCTCTCGTATACCGGACACGAAACTGGCGGAGACGAGGATAGCACAGTCGATGAAACGAACACCGAGCAGGAGGTGAGCGCATGA
- the tnpA gene encoding IS200/IS605-like element ISHbo4 family transposase produces the protein MEYDLDSGAHSTYSLHYHLILTTKYRRGVLTEERTQFIHEVISGFTDNYGVELTNFDGEDDHVHILFRAKPTTDLVKFINTAKGATARRIRNEYADELKTELWGDSFWNDSYCLISTGQVSLDVLKQYVEDQRE, from the coding sequence ATGGAGTACGACCTCGACTCGGGAGCGCACTCGACGTATTCCCTGCACTACCACCTGATACTCACCACGAAGTATCGGCGCGGAGTGCTAACCGAGGAGCGAACCCAATTCATTCACGAGGTCATCAGCGGGTTCACGGACAACTACGGTGTCGAACTGACGAACTTCGACGGCGAGGACGACCACGTACACATCCTGTTCCGAGCGAAGCCAACCACAGACCTCGTGAAGTTCATCAACACGGCCAAGGGCGCGACCGCCCGCCGTATCCGCAACGAGTACGCGGACGAACTCAAGACCGAACTGTGGGGCGACTCGTTCTGGAACGACTCGTATTGCCTCATCTCGACGGGGCAGGTGTCGCTGGATGTGCTGAAACAGTACGTAGAGGACCAACGCGAGTAG
- a CDS encoding O-acetylhomoserine aminocarboxypropyltransferase/cysteine synthase family protein, whose amino-acid sequence MNHGFHTRSLHAGQEPDAATGSRAPPLYQTTSYVFEDADYAADLYALDAEGDVYSRISNPTTRVLEDRLAALEAGVGAVATASGMAALDAATSLLASAGDNVVASADMYGGTSTYLTKMATRRGVDIRVVETLDYDAYADAIDADTAFVHVETIANPSLKTPDFERLAHVAHEGGAPLVVDNTFATPYLCRPIEHGADIVWESTTKWLHGSGTTVGGVLIDGGTFPWEHADYDELSGENPAFGVDFVERFGERAFAMAARQRSLRTLGNQQSPFDAWQTLQGIETLPLRMEQHCENAHEVATFLRDHDDVAWVSYPGFEDHESHDNATEYLDGGFGGMVTFGLADGYAAAKRTCENTALASFLANVGDAKTLIIHPASTTHAQLSADEQRAAGVGPDMLRLSVGIEDAADIVADLDESIRSAAAEASGAGATETTRTEER is encoded by the coding sequence ATGAACCACGGGTTCCACACCCGGAGCCTCCACGCCGGGCAGGAGCCGGACGCCGCGACCGGGTCGCGTGCGCCGCCCCTCTATCAGACGACATCGTACGTGTTCGAGGACGCCGACTACGCCGCCGATCTGTACGCGCTCGACGCCGAAGGCGACGTGTACTCGCGTATCTCGAATCCCACGACTCGCGTGCTCGAAGACCGACTCGCCGCTCTCGAAGCAGGCGTCGGAGCCGTCGCCACCGCCTCAGGGATGGCCGCCCTCGACGCCGCGACGAGTCTCCTCGCCTCTGCGGGCGACAACGTCGTCGCCTCTGCGGATATGTACGGTGGCACTTCGACGTATCTCACGAAGATGGCGACGCGCCGCGGCGTCGATATCCGCGTGGTGGAGACGCTGGATTACGACGCCTACGCCGATGCTATCGACGCGGACACGGCGTTTGTCCACGTCGAGACCATCGCCAACCCCTCGCTGAAGACGCCGGATTTCGAGCGTCTGGCCCACGTGGCCCACGAGGGCGGTGCGCCTCTCGTCGTGGACAACACGTTCGCCACTCCCTATCTCTGCCGTCCCATCGAACACGGCGCGGACATCGTCTGGGAGTCTACGACCAAGTGGCTCCACGGGTCGGGAACCACTGTCGGCGGCGTCCTTATCGACGGCGGGACGTTCCCGTGGGAACACGCCGATTACGACGAACTCTCCGGTGAAAACCCGGCGTTCGGCGTCGATTTCGTGGAGCGATTCGGTGAGCGAGCGTTCGCCATGGCCGCCCGTCAGCGGTCGCTTCGCACGCTCGGGAATCAGCAGTCGCCGTTCGACGCGTGGCAGACGCTGCAAGGGATCGAAACGCTCCCGCTCCGAATGGAGCAACACTGCGAGAACGCCCACGAAGTGGCGACGTTCCTCCGCGACCACGACGATGTAGCGTGGGTGTCGTACCCCGGATTCGAGGATCACGAGTCTCACGACAACGCGACGGAGTACTTGGACGGTGGGTTCGGCGGCATGGTCACGTTCGGTCTCGCGGACGGCTACGCGGCAGCCAAGCGGACCTGTGAGAACACCGCACTCGCCTCGTTCTTGGCGAACGTGGGCGACGCAAAGACGTTGATTATCCACCCTGCCTCGACCACGCACGCACAGTTGAGCGCCGACGAGCAACGCGCCGCGGGCGTCGGTCCCGACATGCTCCGTCTCTCTGTCGGTATCGAAGACGCGGCCGACATCGTCGCCGACTTGGATGAGTCGATTCGCAGTGCCGCGGCCGAGGCATCCGGAGCGGGCGCGACCGAGACGACACGGACGGAGGAGCGATGA
- a CDS encoding ABC transporter permease, which produces MTWQAVARKEFDDSIRSRWLHGATVFFVLFVGGAALLAFGLIYPDRFKDASNLFGFFLDLGIFSLSFPGLLALILGFIALSTSYGSITEERETGTMKLSLSLPNSRRDLIVGKLLGRGAVVIVALLAGFLAAFVAMVATGTGISYGSFVPMIALTVLLAFAFVSIGLGISAVADTNREATLATLGLYLIFGILWKPIAEGIPKLLNYVAEQAGMGALENVTRVKIGLFLKYLNPLRTYETLSAQVYYGAARGRLLGATTGETLVIEPVLKQGIPPYLSGAAMMAILLAWIVVPVVVGYYVFQKQDL; this is translated from the coding sequence ATGACGTGGCAAGCGGTCGCCCGTAAGGAGTTCGACGACTCGATTCGCTCGCGGTGGCTCCACGGTGCAACGGTCTTCTTTGTCCTGTTCGTCGGCGGTGCAGCACTGCTGGCGTTCGGACTTATCTATCCTGACAGATTCAAAGATGCCTCGAACTTGTTCGGGTTCTTCCTCGACCTCGGCATCTTCAGTCTCTCGTTCCCAGGTCTGCTTGCGCTCATCCTCGGCTTTATCGCCCTCTCTACGTCCTACGGGTCGATAACTGAGGAACGTGAGACGGGAACGATGAAACTCTCCCTGTCGCTTCCGAACTCGCGTCGGGACCTGATCGTCGGAAAGCTCCTCGGCCGCGGTGCCGTCGTGATCGTTGCCCTCTTGGCGGGCTTCCTCGCGGCGTTCGTCGCGATGGTCGCCACGGGAACGGGCATCAGCTACGGGTCGTTCGTGCCGATGATCGCGCTAACGGTGCTTCTCGCCTTCGCGTTCGTCTCTATCGGCCTCGGCATCTCCGCCGTTGCCGACACGAACCGCGAGGCGACGTTGGCGACGTTGGGGCTGTACCTCATCTTCGGCATCCTTTGGAAGCCGATTGCCGAGGGCATCCCGAAACTGCTCAACTACGTGGCCGAACAGGCCGGGATGGGTGCGCTCGAAAACGTCACCCGGGTAAAAATCGGGCTGTTCCTGAAGTACCTGAACCCGCTTCGGACGTACGAGACGCTGTCGGCGCAGGTGTACTACGGTGCGGCCCGTGGCCGCTTGCTCGGCGCAACGACGGGTGAGACGTTGGTTATCGAACCCGTCCTCAAACAGGGTATCCCACCGTATCTCTCGGGCGCAGCCATGATGGCAATCCTCCTCGCGTGGATTGTCGTGCCCGTCGTCGTCGGCTACTACGTCTTCCAGAAGCAGGACCTCTGA